A region from the Halomarina litorea genome encodes:
- a CDS encoding universal stress protein — protein MGVDIEADEVVSHDTKHAVVNFATNRGVDAIVAEHEPLWLRSRLLGDPIDWVVRHATCDVLLVDNLGYDRPERVALSGDGGPYPPLAVNVAEAIAVANGSDLSLRYPAGRASTDQYERTIGDYQTELSALRSVPVSVEPIRADGGRSSDPDVVVRRGSDEGLRGVLFDDRPVLPTPGCTTVTVYSHASRRPRFSRRLFERLTF, from the coding sequence GTGGGCGTCGACATCGAGGCCGACGAGGTCGTGAGCCACGATACGAAACACGCGGTCGTCAACTTCGCGACGAACCGGGGGGTCGACGCCATCGTCGCGGAACACGAACCCCTCTGGCTCCGGTCCCGTCTGCTCGGCGACCCCATCGACTGGGTGGTTCGTCACGCCACGTGCGACGTGCTCCTCGTGGACAACCTCGGGTACGACCGGCCCGAACGCGTCGCGCTCTCCGGAGACGGCGGCCCCTACCCGCCACTGGCAGTCAACGTCGCCGAGGCCATCGCCGTCGCGAACGGGAGCGACCTCTCGCTTCGGTATCCCGCCGGCCGAGCGAGCACCGATCAGTACGAGCGCACGATCGGCGACTACCAGACCGAACTCTCGGCGCTCCGCTCGGTTCCAGTCTCCGTAGAACCCATCAGAGCCGACGGCGGGCGGTCGTCGGACCCCGACGTCGTCGTCCGTCGCGGCAGCGACGAGGGGCTTCGAGGCGTCCTGTTCGACGACCGGCCGGTCCTCCCGACGCCGGGGTGCACGACGGTCACCGTGTACTCGCACGCGTCGCGTCGACCGCGGTTCTCGCGTCGACTGTTCGAACGGCTGACGTTCTGA
- a CDS encoding MBL fold metallo-hydrolase produces the protein MEQVHSDWGDWLPRAVEESDPDGLRVWYLGCNGFVVKASDGTVVYIDPYLGTGDPPRTVRMVPVPFDSADVREADAVLATHEHTDHVHGPSQAPILANTDATFYAPDASIDAVEEEGWRDEWDLDAERFSQVEEGDTLELGELTVHVEPAHDPDAEHPVSYVFEHAGRTFFHGGDARPSEDFAAVGERYDVDLGALAFGSVGMLPDKETREPKRTQWYSDENMVVEAAAQLELDRLLPTHWDMWKGLTADPTALFHHARSFEHPRSLELLEIGDSAAV, from the coding sequence ATGGAACAGGTCCACTCCGACTGGGGCGACTGGCTCCCGCGCGCCGTCGAAGAGAGCGACCCCGACGGCCTGCGCGTCTGGTATCTCGGCTGTAACGGCTTCGTCGTGAAGGCGAGCGACGGGACTGTGGTGTACATCGACCCGTACCTCGGGACGGGCGACCCGCCGCGGACCGTCCGGATGGTCCCGGTTCCGTTCGACTCGGCGGACGTCCGGGAGGCCGACGCCGTCCTCGCCACCCACGAACACACCGACCACGTCCACGGGCCGAGTCAGGCACCCATCCTCGCCAACACGGACGCGACGTTCTACGCGCCCGACGCGTCCATCGACGCGGTGGAAGAGGAGGGTTGGCGTGACGAGTGGGACCTCGACGCCGAGCGCTTCTCGCAGGTGGAGGAGGGTGACACCCTCGAACTCGGCGAACTGACGGTCCACGTCGAACCGGCCCACGACCCGGACGCCGAGCACCCCGTCTCCTACGTCTTCGAGCACGCGGGTCGGACGTTCTTCCACGGTGGCGACGCCCGCCCGAGCGAGGACTTCGCGGCCGTGGGCGAGCGATACGACGTCGACCTCGGGGCCCTCGCGTTCGGGAGCGTCGGGATGCTCCCCGACAAGGAGACGCGCGAACCGAAGCGCACGCAGTGGTACTCCGACGAGAACATGGTCGTCGAGGCGGCCGCACAGCTAGAACTCGACCGCCTGCTCCCCACCCACTGGGACATGTGGAAGGGCCTGACCGCGGACCCGACCGCCCTGTTCCACCACGCGCGGAGCTTCGAGCACCCCCGCTCGCTCGAACTGCTCGAAATCGGCGACAGCGCGGCCGTCTGA
- a CDS encoding alcohol dehydrogenase — protein sequence MRAVQVPEPGGDFEAVDREIPDPEPNEVRVAVDACGVCHSDAFVKEGAFPGIDYPRTPGHEVAGRVDAVGEDVEGWEAGQRVGVGWHGGHCFTCDACRRGDFINCEDALVTGIAFDGGYAEYLTAPAEALAAMPEDLAPVDAAPLLCAGVTTFNALRNTDAGPGDLVAVQGIGGLGHLGVQYASRAGFETVALSRGTEKRDLALDLGADHYVDTESEDPAEALTELGGASVVLATAPSADAIESVVGGLGDNGELVAVGVPGEPVSVDVQQLVMGKRSVSGWASGTAKDSQDTLEFSDLRDVTPMVEEFALEEADEAYQAMMDNEARFRSVVVPE from the coding sequence ATGCGAGCGGTACAGGTCCCCGAACCCGGCGGCGACTTCGAGGCCGTCGACCGCGAGATACCCGACCCGGAACCGAACGAGGTGCGAGTCGCCGTGGACGCCTGCGGGGTCTGTCACAGCGACGCCTTCGTCAAGGAGGGGGCGTTCCCCGGTATCGACTACCCCCGGACGCCCGGCCACGAGGTGGCGGGGCGCGTCGACGCCGTCGGCGAGGACGTCGAGGGGTGGGAGGCGGGTCAGCGCGTCGGCGTCGGCTGGCACGGCGGGCACTGCTTCACCTGTGACGCCTGTCGCCGCGGCGACTTCATCAACTGCGAGGACGCCCTCGTGACGGGCATCGCCTTCGACGGCGGCTACGCCGAGTACCTGACCGCCCCTGCGGAGGCACTCGCCGCCATGCCCGAGGACCTCGCACCGGTCGACGCCGCACCCCTGCTCTGTGCGGGGGTCACGACGTTCAACGCGCTTCGTAACACGGACGCCGGTCCCGGTGACCTCGTCGCCGTGCAGGGTATCGGCGGCCTCGGCCACCTCGGGGTGCAGTACGCCAGTCGTGCGGGCTTCGAGACGGTCGCGCTCTCGCGGGGCACCGAGAAGCGGGACCTCGCGCTGGACCTCGGCGCGGACCACTACGTCGACACCGAGAGCGAGGACCCCGCGGAGGCGCTCACCGAGTTGGGCGGCGCGTCCGTCGTCCTCGCCACTGCCCCGAGCGCGGACGCCATCGAGTCCGTCGTCGGCGGACTGGGTGACAACGGCGAACTCGTCGCCGTCGGCGTCCCCGGCGAACCGGTGTCGGTGGACGTCCAGCAACTCGTGATGGGCAAGCGCTCGGTATCCGGGTGGGCCTCGGGGACCGCGAAGGACTCACAGGACACGCTGGAGTTCAGCGACCTGCGCGACGTGACGCCGATGGTAGAGGAGTTCGCGCTGGAGGAGGCCGACGAGGCGTATCAGGCGATGATGGACAACGAGGCGCGCTTCCGGTCGGTCGTCGTTCCCGAGTAG
- a CDS encoding VIT1/CCC1 transporter family protein has translation MLERVLGDDIDPPGQYIAELIYGANDGIVTTFAVVAGVAGAALDPAIVLVLGAANLFADGFSMGMSNYLSRRSERDYRAARSGETAEPGGRPRDDGKRPTRTAFATFAAFVTAGVLPLVPYLLAVEPLFPLSVLFTGVAFFVVGASRSLVTARSWLHNGSEMFVVGMLAAGVAFAVGTLLKGLV, from the coding sequence ATGCTCGAACGGGTACTGGGCGACGACATCGACCCGCCGGGGCAGTACATCGCGGAACTCATCTACGGCGCGAACGACGGCATCGTGACGACGTTCGCCGTCGTCGCGGGGGTAGCCGGGGCCGCGCTCGACCCCGCCATCGTCCTCGTCCTCGGTGCCGCCAACCTGTTCGCGGACGGGTTCTCGATGGGGATGAGCAACTACCTCAGCCGACGGTCGGAGCGGGACTACCGTGCGGCCCGCAGCGGGGAGACGGCCGAACCGGGCGGCCGTCCACGCGACGACGGGAAGCGCCCCACGCGGACGGCCTTCGCCACGTTCGCGGCGTTCGTCACCGCGGGGGTGCTCCCGCTCGTCCCCTACCTCCTCGCGGTCGAACCGCTGTTCCCGCTGTCGGTGCTGTTCACCGGCGTCGCCTTCTTCGTCGTCGGGGCGAGCAGAAGTCTCGTCACCGCCCGGTCGTGGCTCCACAACGGCAGCGAGATGTTCGTCGTCGGGATGCTCGCCGCGGGCGTCGCGTTCGCCGTCGGAACGCTGTTGAAGGGGCTGGTCTGA
- a CDS encoding universal stress protein has protein sequence MYRAILVPTDVHESEALVSQPEPSRSGDGSDPARGALDHAIDLAGQYGASLHVLFVVDTRAIPASPHADDVVAAIRAVGEAVTDEAVAVATRAGVECVGSIRAGVPASEVIDYAADHDVNLVVMGTHGRTDLRRYLLGSVAERVVRESPVPVLTVRGDGPDGGGPGTPAGRGA, from the coding sequence ATGTACCGGGCTATCCTCGTGCCGACGGACGTTCACGAGAGCGAAGCTCTCGTGAGCCAGCCAGAACCGTCACGTTCTGGTGACGGGAGCGACCCCGCGCGGGGGGCGCTGGACCACGCCATCGACCTCGCGGGGCAGTACGGCGCGTCGCTGCACGTCCTCTTCGTCGTCGACACGCGGGCGATTCCGGCCAGCCCCCACGCGGACGACGTCGTCGCGGCCATCCGGGCGGTCGGCGAGGCGGTGACGGACGAGGCCGTCGCCGTCGCGACCCGGGCGGGAGTCGAGTGCGTCGGGTCCATCCGGGCGGGCGTCCCCGCCTCTGAGGTCATCGACTACGCCGCCGACCACGACGTGAACCTCGTCGTGATGGGCACGCACGGGCGGACCGATCTGCGGCGCTACCTCCTCGGGAGCGTCGCCGAACGCGTCGTCCGCGAGTCGCCCGTGCCGGTCCTGACGGTTCGAGGGGACGGCCCGGACGGTGGCGGCCCGGGGACCCCCGCCGGGAGGGGGGCGTGA
- a CDS encoding universal stress protein produces the protein MYRTILVPTDVDESYGMTPAPGSFELALEAWEERGQSALDAVVAAGVTVETHCLRGSPYESILSFAADHDVDLTVMGRRGAGGVARLHIGSVTDRVIRLSEVPVLPV, from the coding sequence ATGTACCGAACCATCCTCGTACCGACGGACGTTGACGAGAGCTACGGGATGACACCGGCGCCCGGGAGCTTCGAACTCGCGCTGGAGGCGTGGGAGGAACGCGGCCAGTCCGCCCTCGACGCCGTCGTGGCGGCGGGCGTCACCGTCGAGACCCACTGCCTGCGTGGCTCACCCTACGAGTCCATCCTGTCGTTCGCCGCCGACCACGACGTCGACCTCACCGTGATGGGTCGCCGCGGGGCGGGCGGCGTCGCGCGCCTCCACATCGGGAGCGTCACCGACCGCGTCATCCGACTCTCGGAGGTCCCCGTCCTCCCGGTCTGA
- a CDS encoding TVP38/TMEM64 family protein has translation MSERSAESGTSGPSRPAHLFADARSRRTTLLLVVAVVGLTLVGAAVLRARVSALSDPVAVRAFVAGFGVWAPVAFVCLQAAQVVVAPVPGQVLGFVSGYLFGVVAGTAYSLLGATIGSYVVFRFSRAYGRPYVERALDPDALGLFDDFGDEQGLLAIFLVFLVPGLPDDAVCFLAGLTDIDLSKLVAASLVGRAPGYFLANLAGAQVADAHLAEGLLVVAALVALTLVGYLRREALLAAVAGR, from the coding sequence GTGTCCGAACGCAGCGCCGAGTCGGGGACGTCCGGCCCTTCGCGTCCCGCGCACCTGTTCGCCGACGCGAGGAGTAGGCGGACGACGCTCCTCCTAGTCGTCGCTGTCGTCGGCCTGACGCTCGTCGGGGCCGCCGTCCTCCGGGCGCGCGTGTCGGCGCTGTCCGACCCCGTCGCCGTCCGGGCGTTCGTCGCCGGGTTCGGCGTCTGGGCGCCCGTCGCCTTCGTCTGTCTGCAGGCCGCACAGGTGGTGGTCGCGCCCGTCCCCGGACAGGTGCTCGGGTTCGTCAGCGGCTACCTCTTCGGCGTCGTCGCGGGGACGGCCTACAGCCTCCTCGGTGCCACTATCGGCAGCTACGTCGTCTTCAGGTTCTCGCGGGCGTACGGACGCCCCTACGTGGAACGGGCGCTCGACCCGGACGCGCTCGGCCTGTTCGACGACTTCGGCGACGAACAGGGTCTCCTCGCCATCTTCCTCGTCTTCCTCGTCCCCGGCCTCCCCGACGACGCAGTCTGCTTTCTCGCCGGTCTGACGGACATCGACCTGTCGAAACTCGTCGCCGCCTCGCTGGTCGGGCGCGCGCCGGGGTACTTCCTCGCCAACCTCGCGGGCGCGCAGGTGGCGGACGCACACCTCGCGGAAGGTCTCCTCGTCGTCGCCGCCCTCGTCGCCCTCACCCTCGTCGGCTACCTCCGCCGGGAGGCGCTTCTCGCGGCCGTCGCCGGCCGGTGA
- the fdhF gene encoding formate dehydrogenase subunit alpha encodes MERPSGRTFTPRESVCPFCGVGCGVQYDPATGAARGWRGPVNTRGEVCPKGVAAFDVVDHEERLTRPLVREDDELVPATWEAALDRVATAFADALAVHGPESLAFFASSNCTNEENYLLAKLARALGTNTVDNCARLCHSSTVAAMRERFGAGAMTNTLVDIRETDALLVWGANPAVNHPIIFRSYLLPAIRDGATLIHVDPRETETTRVATHHLPVRPGYDIPLTNAMAAVVVEEGLTDETFLADRVSNVEAFRAFAEGVDVAATAELAGVDPDTLREAARAYAGADRAAMLTGMGTSQHHCGTDTVHALLNLALLTGNVGKRGAGVNPLRGQNNVQGAGDVGALPDVLPGYRRVTDPDARREVAAVWGFDPPAEPGLTEVEATHEFGESVHVAYVLGENPLVTEPNADRVREQFARLDCLVVQDLFLTETARVADVVLPGSAWAERGGTVTNTDRQVLRMRPNGDPPGDARRDLDILCAVGRRLTDLPFDYDGPEAVFEELRRVTPLYAGMSYDGIGTGSQRWPFPEGTSEGLAVLHRDRFASGRRRADLRIVDHVDPADGVDDDHLVLTTGRVLEHFNSGALTRRSGILVRLRPADALQIHPDDAADRGIADGDRVAVESARGAVTATADLTPAIRRGTVFSTFHFADPLVNRLTGDALDPVSRIPEYKHSAVRVAPADEGGP; translated from the coding sequence ATGGAGCGCCCGTCGGGACGCACGTTCACCCCCCGCGAGAGCGTCTGTCCGTTCTGTGGCGTGGGCTGTGGTGTCCAGTACGACCCCGCGACGGGGGCGGCCCGTGGGTGGCGCGGCCCCGTCAACACGCGCGGCGAGGTGTGCCCGAAGGGCGTCGCCGCCTTCGACGTGGTCGACCACGAGGAGCGACTAACCCGCCCGCTGGTCCGCGAGGACGACGAACTCGTCCCCGCGACGTGGGAGGCGGCCCTCGACAGAGTGGCGACGGCGTTCGCGGATGCCCTCGCGGTCCACGGTCCCGAATCGTTGGCCTTCTTCGCCTCCTCGAACTGCACGAACGAGGAGAACTACCTGCTGGCCAAACTGGCTCGCGCCCTCGGGACGAACACCGTGGACAACTGCGCGCGCCTCTGTCACTCCTCGACGGTGGCGGCCATGCGCGAGCGCTTCGGGGCGGGCGCGATGACGAACACCCTCGTGGATATCCGGGAGACGGACGCACTGCTGGTCTGGGGGGCAAACCCCGCCGTCAACCACCCCATCATCTTCCGGTCGTACCTCCTCCCGGCGATACGCGACGGGGCGACGCTGATTCACGTGGACCCCCGCGAGACGGAGACGACGCGCGTCGCGACCCACCACCTCCCGGTCAGGCCGGGCTACGACATCCCTCTCACCAACGCGATGGCGGCCGTCGTCGTCGAGGAGGGCCTGACCGACGAGACGTTCCTCGCTGACCGGGTTTCGAACGTCGAGGCGTTCCGCGCGTTCGCGGAGGGCGTCGACGTGGCCGCGACCGCCGAACTCGCCGGCGTCGACCCCGATACCCTGCGCGAGGCGGCCCGGGCGTACGCTGGGGCGGACCGCGCCGCGATGCTCACGGGGATGGGGACGAGCCAGCACCACTGCGGGACCGACACCGTCCACGCCCTCCTGAACCTCGCGCTCCTGACCGGCAACGTCGGGAAGCGCGGGGCGGGCGTCAACCCGCTTCGCGGGCAGAACAACGTGCAGGGTGCGGGCGACGTAGGTGCCCTCCCCGACGTCCTCCCGGGATACCGCCGGGTCACGGACCCCGACGCCCGGCGCGAGGTGGCGGCGGTCTGGGGCTTCGACCCGCCCGCGGAGCCGGGGCTGACGGAAGTCGAGGCCACCCACGAGTTCGGTGAGTCGGTCCACGTTGCCTACGTGCTGGGCGAGAACCCCCTCGTCACGGAACCGAACGCCGACCGGGTCCGCGAGCAGTTCGCCCGCCTCGACTGCCTCGTCGTGCAGGACCTCTTTCTCACCGAGACGGCCCGCGTCGCGGACGTGGTCCTCCCCGGGAGCGCGTGGGCCGAACGTGGCGGTACCGTGACGAACACCGACCGGCAAGTCCTCCGTATGCGCCCGAACGGCGACCCGCCGGGGGACGCCCGCAGGGACCTCGACATCCTCTGTGCGGTGGGCCGACGGCTCACGGACCTCCCGTTCGACTACGACGGTCCCGAGGCCGTGTTCGAGGAACTCCGCCGCGTGACGCCCCTGTACGCCGGGATGTCCTACGACGGTATCGGGACGGGGAGCCAGCGCTGGCCGTTCCCCGAGGGGACCAGCGAGGGCCTGGCCGTCCTCCACCGCGACCGGTTCGCGTCCGGACGACGACGGGCCGACCTGCGAATCGTCGACCACGTCGACCCCGCCGACGGCGTGGACGACGACCACCTCGTCCTGACGACGGGGCGCGTCCTCGAACACTTCAACAGCGGGGCGCTCACTCGCCGGTCGGGGATTCTCGTGCGACTCCGGCCGGCGGACGCCCTTCAGATACACCCGGACGACGCGGCGGACCGGGGCATCGCCGACGGCGACAGGGTCGCCGTCGAGAGCGCCCGCGGGGCCGTCACGGCCACCGCGGACCTGACCCCGGCGATTCGGCGCGGGACGGTCTTCTCGACGTTCCACTTCGCCGACCCGCTCGTCAATCGTCTCACTGGCGACGCCCTCGATCCCGTCTCACGCATCCCAGAGTACAAACACTCCGCCGTCCGGGTCGCCCCCGCCGACGAGGGCGGCCCGTAG
- a CDS encoding cation-translocating P-type ATPase — MGRQADGSTVGVLDESSTEWHARPLPEVFDALGTDEPGLTDEEAAARLASVGPNDVVGDGSRSPSRVLLAQFESALVLVLVGAVVLSAAVGHVVDAVLIAVIVLANGGFGFVQDYRAERSLDALRELAVPTVTLRRGGERQTVPATEVVPGDVVYLTGGDVVSADARLVECRSLSVEEAALTGESVPVEKAVGRLPPETPLAERTNLVYRGTSVASGRATAVVVATGMDTEVGAIAAELARAESPQTPLQRDLDVLGRRLGVAVLALSALVVPFLVLGGTSVVQAALTAVSLAVAAIPEGLPAVVTLTLALGVRRMADENVLVRTLPAVEALGAVDVVCTDKTGTLTRGEMRVRRVWVDDATSTLGGAPGDPRVRRVLEIGAVCNDAADGAGDPTERALVDAAREAGLDPDSLRAARPRRDEVPFSAERKRMATVHDDVVFVKGAPEVVLDRSTRLHGPNGPEPLDDAARDRIRERVEAFANDALRVLAVASRDRAGDESGGDPDTDLVFAGLVGLIDPPREEVPDAIADTYRAGIDVKMVTGDNRLTAAAIARQVGIAGDVVLGDELDALDDEAFAERLTAVGVVARATPTHKVRILRSLQASGHTVAMTGDGVNDAPALKSADVGISMGVRGTDVAKQASDIVLLDDDYASIRDAVRRGRTVFDNVWKFVTYLLSANLAEVALVFVASLFGYLVLPAVQLLWINLLTDGLPALAIGVDPSDEEVLRRRPRARNRGIIDRPMLSLVGGAGGVTTLLMLGLLVVVLDGAPSVTPYAMTMVFTGFVLVEFGKLYVVRWTRGASLRSNPYLALAVAASIVLHLTVLYTPLSGYFGTVPLGLGDWAVLAGTLAVGLPALAAVGWTVRRARERDAAVTGTVG; from the coding sequence ATGGGCAGACAGGCCGACGGGTCGACAGTCGGGGTGCTCGACGAGTCGTCGACGGAGTGGCACGCCCGCCCGCTCCCCGAGGTGTTCGACGCGCTCGGAACCGACGAGCCGGGCCTCACGGACGAGGAGGCGGCCGCCCGTCTCGCGTCCGTCGGACCGAACGACGTCGTCGGCGACGGCTCGCGGTCCCCCTCGCGCGTCCTCCTCGCCCAGTTCGAGAGCGCGCTCGTCCTCGTCCTCGTGGGAGCCGTCGTCCTCTCGGCCGCCGTCGGCCACGTCGTCGACGCGGTACTCATCGCCGTCATCGTCCTCGCGAACGGTGGGTTCGGCTTCGTCCAGGACTACCGCGCCGAGCGGAGCCTCGACGCCCTCCGGGAACTCGCGGTGCCGACGGTCACACTCCGACGGGGCGGAGAGCGACAGACCGTCCCGGCGACCGAGGTGGTGCCGGGCGACGTCGTCTACCTGACCGGCGGTGACGTGGTGTCGGCGGACGCGCGACTGGTCGAGTGCCGGTCGCTCTCGGTCGAGGAGGCGGCACTGACGGGCGAGAGTGTCCCCGTCGAGAAGGCCGTCGGGCGGCTCCCCCCGGAGACGCCGCTCGCGGAGCGGACCAACCTCGTCTACCGGGGGACGAGCGTCGCGAGTGGGCGGGCCACCGCAGTCGTCGTGGCGACGGGGATGGACACCGAAGTGGGAGCCATCGCGGCGGAACTCGCGCGCGCGGAGAGCCCGCAGACGCCCCTCCAGCGCGACCTGGATGTCCTCGGTCGGCGTCTCGGTGTCGCGGTCCTCGCGCTCTCGGCGCTGGTCGTTCCCTTCCTCGTCCTCGGCGGGACCTCCGTCGTGCAGGCGGCGCTGACGGCCGTCTCGCTCGCTGTCGCGGCCATCCCGGAGGGACTCCCGGCCGTCGTCACGCTGACGCTGGCGCTTGGCGTCCGCCGGATGGCGGACGAGAACGTCCTCGTCCGGACCCTCCCGGCGGTCGAAGCCCTCGGCGCGGTGGACGTCGTCTGCACCGACAAGACGGGGACGCTCACGCGCGGGGAGATGCGCGTCCGGCGCGTGTGGGTGGACGACGCGACGAGCACCCTCGGCGGCGCTCCCGGCGACCCGCGGGTCCGCCGCGTCCTCGAAATCGGGGCGGTCTGCAACGACGCCGCCGACGGTGCCGGCGACCCGACGGAGCGGGCGCTGGTCGACGCCGCCCGGGAGGCGGGACTCGACCCCGACTCGCTCCGGGCCGCTCGTCCCCGTCGGGACGAAGTCCCGTTCTCGGCCGAGCGAAAGCGGATGGCGACGGTCCACGACGACGTGGTGTTCGTCAAGGGCGCGCCGGAGGTGGTCCTCGACCGCTCGACCCGCCTGCACGGGCCGAACGGACCCGAACCGCTCGACGACGCGGCCCGCGACCGAATCCGCGAACGTGTCGAGGCGTTCGCGAACGACGCCCTCCGGGTTCTCGCGGTCGCCTCCCGCGACCGGGCGGGCGACGAATCAGGTGGCGACCCGGACACCGACCTCGTGTTCGCGGGGCTGGTCGGACTCATCGACCCGCCACGCGAGGAGGTGCCCGACGCCATCGCCGACACCTACCGAGCGGGCATCGACGTGAAGATGGTGACAGGGGACAACCGGCTGACGGCGGCGGCCATCGCGCGACAGGTCGGCATCGCCGGCGACGTGGTACTGGGCGACGAACTCGACGCACTCGACGACGAGGCGTTCGCAGAGCGACTGACGGCCGTGGGGGTCGTGGCCCGCGCGACGCCCACGCACAAGGTCCGTATCCTGCGGTCGCTGCAGGCCTCGGGCCACACCGTCGCCATGACAGGCGACGGCGTGAACGACGCGCCAGCGCTGAAGAGCGCGGACGTGGGTATCTCGATGGGGGTCAGGGGGACGGACGTGGCCAAACAGGCGAGCGACATCGTCCTGCTGGACGACGACTACGCGTCCATCCGCGACGCGGTCCGTCGGGGGCGAACGGTGTTCGACAACGTCTGGAAGTTCGTCACGTACCTCCTGAGTGCGAACCTCGCGGAGGTCGCCCTCGTCTTCGTCGCGTCGCTGTTCGGCTATCTCGTCCTGCCGGCCGTCCAACTGCTCTGGATCAACCTCCTCACCGACGGGCTGCCGGCCCTCGCCATCGGCGTAGACCCGTCCGACGAGGAGGTCCTCCGGCGTCGCCCGCGCGCCCGCAACAGGGGTATCATCGATCGGCCGATGCTCTCGCTGGTCGGCGGCGCGGGTGGGGTGACGACGCTCCTCATGCTCGGCCTCCTCGTCGTCGTCCTCGACGGCGCGCCGAGCGTCACCCCGTACGCGATGACGATGGTGTTCACCGGGTTCGTCCTCGTCGAGTTCGGCAAACTGTACGTCGTCCGGTGGACGCGGGGGGCCTCCCTGCGCTCGAACCCGTACCTCGCGCTCGCGGTCGCCGCCTCGATCGTGCTCCACCTCACCGTGCTCTACACGCCGCTGTCGGGGTACTTCGGGACGGTTCCGCTCGGTCTTGGGGACTGGGCGGTCCTCGCGGGGACGCTCGCGGTCGGTCTCCCCGCGCTCGCCGCCGTCGGGTGGACGGTTCGGCGGGCGCGCGAGCGCGACGCGGCGGTCACCGGGACGGTCGGCTGA
- a CDS encoding DUF7557 family protein — translation MPLTLTLSDEIRDRLDTHLEEDETYEELIEELLNIYESTRFVQEGFSE, via the coding sequence ATGCCGTTGACTCTCACCCTCAGCGACGAGATCCGCGACCGCCTCGATACCCACCTCGAAGAGGACGAGACCTACGAGGAACTCATCGAGGAACTGCTCAACATCTACGAGAGCACACGGTTCGTTCAGGAGGGCTTCTCGGAGTAG
- a CDS encoding ArsR/SmtB family transcription factor: MSRQMERDAPAPSTEEVFGALDDETCRCILDQTADEPLSASEIAGVCGVSSSTAYRKIRLLASAGLLARTTRVRVDGNHASQYQRSFAAVVVFPGDEGLEVSVLAEEWVDDSEGTDPLSRDTYERLSDAGGP; the protein is encoded by the coding sequence GTGAGTCGGCAGATGGAACGCGACGCGCCCGCACCGTCGACCGAGGAGGTCTTCGGGGCGCTCGACGACGAGACGTGCCGGTGTATCCTCGACCAGACGGCCGACGAACCGCTGAGCGCGAGCGAGATCGCCGGGGTCTGTGGCGTCTCCTCGTCGACCGCCTACCGGAAGATACGCCTGCTCGCGTCCGCCGGACTGCTCGCACGGACCACCCGCGTCCGGGTCGACGGCAACCACGCGAGCCAGTACCAGCGGTCGTTCGCCGCCGTCGTCGTCTTCCCCGGTGACGAGGGACTGGAGGTGAGCGTCCTCGCAGAGGAGTGGGTCGACGACAGCGAGGGGACCGATCCGCTCTCCCGGGACACGTACGAGCGACTGTCCGACGCGGGCGGTCCCTGA
- a CDS encoding helix-turn-helix domain-containing protein — translation MSVAVELAVPGDSFELGEVLTAMEGVSIEIERVVPVRERIIPYVWALGDERDVEAAFVSLPSVESVRRIAEIDQWGLYEVRWHYPINGLVASLAEADAAVVSFVSRNDEWYLDLRFPSREDVTAFYEQCQSNDIPVAISRISDSPGPTAQSNLTDKQYDALLAAYESGYFDIPRRITLTDLAEDMDISTQALSQRLRRGNKALVEESLLDRGAPPTEFGVE, via the coding sequence ATGAGCGTGGCTGTCGAGCTGGCGGTCCCCGGCGACTCCTTCGAGCTAGGGGAGGTCCTGACAGCCATGGAGGGAGTGTCGATCGAGATCGAGCGCGTCGTCCCCGTTCGCGAGCGCATTATCCCGTACGTGTGGGCGCTGGGTGACGAGCGCGACGTCGAGGCGGCCTTCGTCTCGCTCCCCTCCGTCGAGTCGGTCCGCCGAATCGCCGAAATCGACCAGTGGGGGCTCTACGAGGTTCGGTGGCACTACCCTATCAACGGACTTGTCGCCTCGCTCGCCGAGGCAGACGCCGCCGTCGTCTCGTTCGTCAGCCGGAACGACGAGTGGTATCTCGACCTCAGGTTCCCCTCGCGCGAGGACGTCACCGCGTTCTACGAGCAGTGCCAGTCGAACGACATCCCGGTCGCCATCTCCCGGATCAGCGATAGCCCGGGACCGACGGCACAGTCGAACCTGACTGACAAGCAGTACGACGCGCTGCTCGCGGCCTACGAGTCCGGGTACTTCGACATCCCACGACGAATCACGCTCACCGACCTCGCCGAGGACATGGACATCAGTACGCAGGCGCTCTCACAGCGCCTCCGGCGGGGCAACAAGGCACTCGTCGAGGAGTCGCTCCTCGACCGTGGTGCCCCTCCGACCGAGTTCGGCGTGGAATAA